A genome region from Gossypium hirsutum isolate 1008001.06 chromosome A04, Gossypium_hirsutum_v2.1, whole genome shotgun sequence includes the following:
- the LOC107899317 gene encoding probable WRKY transcription factor 49, which produces MEEGGEKDDWVDDGSQEELVRELLDEESLFFVLSQGTIQPKAITSEEEVSKQRLSNVYSGPRIEDIENALSSVSNWKDQPQQTTRIKSMLERNLSKIESKYTLKVRSCGNGMADDGYKWRKYGQKSIKNSPNPRSYYKCTNPRCNAKKQVEKSRDEADTLIITYEGLHLHFVDPYFPPLNDQPFQHDNNAPTKKPKKAISESDESRAFGLPQTMQIQEATTNNINSAVSLEGCPCPQEVASEGLLEDVVPWIIRNPFHNNIISSNSTSCSSSQTRSPPVSPSSLSWSPNYNPWPVFI; this is translated from the exons ATGGAGGAAGGTGGTGAGAAGGATGATTGGGTTGATGATGGCTCCCAAGAGGAACTTGTAAGAGAGCTTCTTGATGAGGAGTCACTTTTCTTTGTCCTATCTCAAGGTACAATTCAGCCCAAAGCGATAACTTCAGAAGAAGAGGTCAGTAAACAACGTCTGTCCAATGTGTATTCAGGGCCGAGGATCGAAGATATTGAGAATGCTTTATCATCAGTGTCAAACTGGAAGGATCAACCCCAGCAGACCACTAG GATTAAATCAATGCTGGAAAGAAATTTGAGTAAAATAGAGAGTAAGTATACTCTAAAGGTCAGAAGCTGTGGCAATGGCATGGCTGATGATGGATATAAATGGAGGAAATATGGCCAAAAATCCATCAAAAACAGCCCTAATCCAAG GAGCTATTACAAGTGCACGAACCCAAGATGCAACGCGAAGAAGCAGGTAGAGAAGTCCAGAGATGAGGCAGATACACTCATCATCACCTATGAAGGGCTCCACCTACACTTTGTCGACCCATATTTCCCACCACTCAATGACCAGCCTTTTCAACATGATAATAATGCACCAACCAAGAAGCCCAAGAAGGCCATTTCGGAATCTGATGAGTCACGGGCTTTTGGACTTCCACAAACAATGCAAATCCAAGAAGCTACAACAAATAATATCAACTCAGCTGTCTCGTTGGAAGGCTGCCCTTGCCCTCAAGAGGTAGCTTCGGAAGGGTTGCTTGAAGATGTAGTGCCTTGGATTATAAGGAATCCATTCCACAACAATATTATCTCCTCCAATTCCACCTCTTGTTCATCTTCACAGACTCGCTCCCCTCCTGTTTCACCCTCTTCACTCTCTTGGTCTCCTAATTATAATCCCTGGCCTGTTTTCATATAA